DNA sequence from the Cohnella herbarum genome:
TTCTGCAGATCAAAGCATGCGGGGTCTGCGGATCCGACATTCCGCGAGTGTTTACTAAGGGAACCTACCGTTTCCCTACGATACCCGGGCATGAATTCTCAGGGCTAGTCGTACAAGCGGGAAAAGGCGTTGATCCCGGCTGGATCGGAAGAAGAGCAGCGGTCTTTCCTTTGCTGCCTTGTCGCAAATGCGCTTCTTGCGAGATTGGCGAATTCGCCCAGTGCGAGGACTACGATTACATGGGTTCGCGGCGAGATGGCGCTTTCGCTGAATTCATCTGCGTCCCGATATGGAATTTGGTAGCTGCGCCGGATACGTTGTCCTATGAGGAATTGGCCATGGTCGAGCCTGCGGCGGTAGCCGTGCATGCTTTGCGGCAAGCCGGAATCGGCATCGGCGATCAGGTTCTGATCAGCGGAGCCGGTCCGATCGGCATGATGCTGGCACTATGGACCAGAGCCTGGGGGCATCCCGCGTATTGCTTGCGGATATCGATCCGGCAAAGCTTGATTTTGCCGTAGGTCAGGGATTCCCCGACGTATTCAATCCTTTACATGGCGACATAAGGAAGTGGGTATACGGGCTGACCGGACGAGGCGTAGATGTATCGGTAGAAGGAGCCGGAAGCGCGGTTTCATGGGAAAATTGTCTGAAGTCAACGCGGAACCTAGGTAAGGTAGTGTTGATGGGCAATCCAACCGGGGGCATGAGTCTGACGCAGGACGGTTACTGGGAAATTCTCCGTAAGCAGCTTACGCTAAGCGGCACTTGGAATTCCTCCTATTCGGACATTCCAAGGAACGAGTGGAAGCTGGCCGTCGATTATATGGCAGCGGGCAAGCTGGATTTGAAGCCCCTCATTAGCCACAAGCTTGCGATTGAGGAGGTCTATGAGGGAATGGTTATGATGCGTGACCGTCAAGGCTTCTTTAACAAAGTCATGTATGTCAATTCTAACGAATCCGTAAAGGTGGAGAAGGATAAATGATGAAAGCAGCGGTTTTAGAGCAATTGGAGCAAATGGTCGTCAAGGAAGTGGAAAGGCCAACTGTAGATAAGGACAGTATTTTGATGAAGGTCGAGGCTGTGGGCATCTGCGGTTCGGATATCCGGATATTCCGCCATGGGAACAACAGGGTGACGCTTCCGCAAGTGCTGGGGCATGAGTCTGCGGGGAGAATCGTTGAACTGGGCCAAAACGTAACAAAGTTCAAAATAGGAGATCGAATTTCTCTGGGTGCGGACGTACCCTGCGGGGAATGTATCTTCTGCGAAGCGGGAATCGGTAACAACTGCCAGATCAACTACGCTATGGGCTACCAATTCGCGGGCAGCTTCGCGGAATACGTACTTCTGAACAAGACGATGGCGAATTACGGTCCGATCCACAAGATCCCGGATCATATTTCCTATGAGGAGGCCGCTCTGGCCGAACCGCTCGCTTGCGTTCTGAATGCATTGGAGCTATCGAACATTAAACTGGGAGATTCGGTCGTTGTTATCGGCGCAGGTCCCATCGGCTGCATGATTATAGAGGTAGCGAAGCTGATGGGGGCCACTAAGGTGATCCTCGTGCAACGTTCCAGACCCCGATTGGAGATGGCTAAACAGTTCGGCGCGCATGCTTATATTTGTTCATCCGAGGAGAACGCCATCGAACGGGTATTGGAGGAAACGGGCGGGTTGGGAGCGGACGTGGTTATCACTTCGAACCCGTCTCCGGAAGCGCAGGTAGATGCGATCTATATGGCGAAAAATCGCGCGCGAGTGAACTTCTTCGGCGGTTTACCAAAGGGGAAATCGATGGTTACGCTAGATACCAATATTATTCATTACAAAGAGCTGTTCGTTCACGGGGCGCACGGTTCCTTACCTGCGCATCATCAGAAAGCCATAGACTTAATCGGCTCCGGCGTTATCGATATGAAGCGTTACATCTCTCATCGGTATCCCCTCGATGAGATCAGCCAAGCGATAAGCGCGGCGGAAGATCATGTCGGGATGCGGGTTATCGTGCAACCTTAAGCTTTAATAGGGGAGGAGGTGACGTAATGGGAGGCAGAATATCGCCGTCTATCATGTGCGCGGATTTCAGAAATTTGGAGACTACGATAAGAGCATTGGAGCGGGCGCGCGTTGATTATTTGCACGTGGACATCATGGATGGCAGCTTCGTTCCTAATTTCACCCTCGGTCCGGACTTCATGAACAGCGTGAGAGAGATGACGGACATTCCGTTCGATATTCACCTGATGATCAACCGGCCGGAGGATTTTCTTCCGATCTTCACTATTCGCCCTGGGGATATTGTTACGGTCCATCAGGAAGCCACGATTCATCTGCAACGAACGCTTCAGCGGATTAGAGATACGGGGGCCAAGGTGTCAGTGGCGCTAAATCCCGCCACTCCGATCTACACGCTGGATGATATTCTCGACGATATCGATATCGTATTGATTATGACGGTTAATCCGGGGTTCGCCGGTCAGAAGCTTGTCCCTGCCACTCTAGGAAAGATACAAAAGTTGAAGCAATATCTTCAACAATCCGGTCATTCGCATATCGAGATTGAAGTAGACGGCAACGTTAGCTGCGAGAATGCGCAGAAGATGCGCTTGGCGGGTGCGGATATATTCGTGGCGGGCACCTCGAGTATTTTTAAGAAGGATCAGGATTTATACGAATTGACGGAGAAGTTCCGCGAGTATATTACGTGAGGTGAAGGCACTATGTTGGACAGAGCTTATCGGGAGTTTGAGAAACGGCAGCAGGACAGAGGCATCTCGCTTAAAGGAATCAAAGAAAAGCTGAAAATGCTGAAAATCGAGACGCCCTCATGGGGATATAGCGATCAAGGGACGCGGTTCAGAACGTTTAAGCAGCCCGGGGCAGCCCGTTCAGTGGAGGAGAGATTGCAGGATGCGGCTAAGGTACATGAAGTAACGGGACTGTGCCCGAGCGTAGCCATTCACATTCCGTGGGACAAAGTCGACGATTATAGCCAATTAAGCAACAGGGCAGCATCGCTTGGGATTACTATTGGAGCCGTTAACCCGAATTTATTTCAGGATGACGATTACATGCTGGGCAGCGTATGCAACCCTGATTCGAGAGTAAGAAGCAAAGCCGTTGCCCATCTGATCGAGTGCGTGGACGTCGCAAGGGCCGTAAAGTCCCGCGATATCAGCTTGTGGTTTGCGGACGGTACGAATTATCCGGGACAGGCTGATCTTAGAAGGAGAAAAGGGTACATGGAGGAAGCGCTCGCGGAAATGTACCGCTCCATGGATCCTAACATGCGGATGCTGATCGAATACAAATTTTTCGAGCCGGCCTTCTATCATACGGATCTAGCGGACTGGGGAATGGCGTATCAATTGGCTCAAAAGCTAGGACCTCAGGCAGAAGTGCTGGTGGATACCGGTCATCATGCCCAAGGGACGAACGTGGAGCATATCGTCGCTTATTTACTGGACGAGAGGCGGCTTGGCGGCTTTCATTTCAATGCTCGGAAATATGCGGACGATGATCTTATCGTGGGATCGGTGAATCCGTACGAGCTTTACCTGATCTTCCATCAAATCTTATCCGCCGAACGGGATCAAGCCCATCCTCTTGTTCAGGACAATGCCCGGAATATCGCCTATATGATAGACCAAAGCCATAATATCGAACCGAAGATTCCTGCCATGATCCGTTCCGTGCTCAACGTTCAGTACCAATATGCCAAGGCATTGCTTGTGAATTGGAATTTGCTCGAGGAAGCGCAAGAACGCGGTGACGTTCTTGCCGCGGAAGCGGTTGTCAGAGAGGCTTTCGAACAAGATCCGACACCGCTCTTACATGCCGTTCGCGAGGAAATGGGCATTGCCCCGAATCCGATGAAGGCGTATTCGGAAAGCGGGTATGCGGAGAAATTGCTGCAATCGCGTTGATAAGTCGATCCGGAAGCATTATGTTAGTATCAGTGATACATTGCTGATAAAGGATGAGCGGATATGCGCAAAATCATAAAGGAACAGCTGATTAAAGGACCTATCGCGTTATATGAGCAAATGCGTCAGAAGGTAATGGATTTGATTGTCGAACGACGATTGAAGCCCCATGACCCGGTTCCTTCGGAAGGAGAGCTTGCCGAATTATTCGGAGTAAGCCGAAGAACAAGCAAACAGGCACTAGAGCTCCTAGCCAAGGAAGGCATTCTGTATAGACTGCCCCGCAGAGGAACCTTCTTGGCCGAGAACGCGGGAGATAGACTTAAAGATGCGGTTGAATCGAATTTGTCGGTTGTGCCTCAGCAGGCGGTCGCCATTGTTGTCCCTATACTGGATGAGTTTATCGGAATGGTCGTCACTGCATTTCTGCAGGCGGGGGATTCCATTGGCTGGGAAGTATTGATCCGAGTGACGGGCGGAGAGCTTGAGCGAGAGGACGAAATCCTTCGCGAGATGAGCATCGGAGGAAGAGTAAAGGGCATCGTGCTTTTCCCGGGCGCGCGGAAGACGTGCGGACAAGAAGTGTTACGGCTTCATCTGGACGGATTTCCTGTCGTGATTGTCGATCGGGTGTTTCGAGAAGTGGACATCACGGCGATCTACCATGACCATTACCAGGGCGCCTACGAGATGACCAAGTATTTATTCGACAAAGGCCACCGAACAGTAGGATTCATCTCTGAGCCGATATCGGGCATCATGAGCAGGGAAGACCGTTATTACGGATTTATTCAAGCGCATCTTGACGCCGAAATCCCTATCATGATTCATTCGATCATCTCGGATTGGGATATCGAACGGAACGATTCCAGTAAGCTGTCGCAATTTCTAGAACAGAATCCGGATATGACGGCTTTATTCTGTTCGAACGACTTGGTTGCCAATAAAGTGATGAATATGGCCGAAGAATCGGGACGTCATATTCCCGAACATTTATCCGTAGTCGGATTTACGGACATGATGATCTCTAGAGTTTCCAAAGTATCGCTGACTACCGTCATGAAGTCTCCGGAAGAATTGGGCAGAAAGGCTTTCGATTTGCTGATTCGGAAAATGGCTTCAGAGGACGGAAGAATGGAGAGCGTTAAGCTGCCAACGCAGATTATTGAACGAGGAAGCGTTCGGCAAGTGATATTGTAGGCAATAAACCCGCCAATTAAAGATGGCGGGTTTATTGTGCTTATGGATTAAGCCGATTCGTCAAGGATTAGCAACAGACTTGCAAGCAATCTCATAGCTTCCCGGCTTCAAGTTCCGCAAATAAACGTAGCGGTCATCCTCATCGATTTCTAGCGCTTGATCGGCTTCGGAAGCTTCTCTATTGGAACGGTAGAACGGCTTCCCGTTAACGTAGACGATAAAGGAATCCGAAGCAGGTTTGGGAATGCCTAACGTAGCGATTGTCCCTTCCGGCGACGCCAACGCAGCGCTGAATTCCGAATCCGTGCGGCTCCAGGAAAAGCGAATTTCTCCATGGGGCGTCGGTACGCTTCCTTCCGCCCATTGTAAATCGCAAGCGTGCGGTACGGCTTCATAGGCTCTAAATCCGGGTTCCGTCGGTTGAATGCCAAGAAGATATCCGGATAATAAATGAGCTATCGCCGTGTCGGGGTGGGACGAATCTCCCCAGTTTTTGCCGGGCGGAAGAGCCGGCGGCGGATAAACCATGCACTCCCATGTCGCGTGGGGGCCGCGCCAATCATGCAATGCGCCGATCCAATCCACGTTGCCTCCCGGCTTGCGGATGGTTCCGATCGCATCCTCGTCGTGCCGGTAATGAAACTTGCCGCGAATCGCCAAGCTTTGATATTTGCCCATATCCGTTTCCTTTAGCCTGGACATGATGGACTCCGCCTGTTGCCGATCCGGAAATCCGATCGCGAGAGCAAGAGCGTTATCATAGAAGGAGAAATGCTTGCTTCCCTTCTGATCAACGTAATATCGTAGCTCGTCATCCCATAAATAATCATTGATGCCCTTCCGGATCACCGCCGCTTTGGCGGAGTAATCGGCCGCGTCCGAATCCATACCCAATTGACGGGCAAGGAAAGCCGCTTCCATAAACGAGTCGTATACGAGGAAATTGACGTAGGCCCCTTTGCCCGTACGCTCTAGAAGATGCCCCCATATTCCTTTCGACGTCTCATACCGCTGGAAGAATAGGCCATCGCTCTCCACATAGTTCCACAGGTAGTTCAATCCTTTGCTAACTACCGGATACATCTCGTTAGCAAACTCTAAATCTCCGGTAAACAGGTAATAATCGGCTAGCACCGGTGCAAACCATGCGCAGAATTCGTCGGATTGGTAATATCCGTATTCTCCGAGCCCCGGTTTCTCCTGATTCTCAGGGTAACAGGCTGCCCATATGTATCCCTCAGGCGTCTGGTGAAAGGCAAACATTTCGATGGTATCTTTCATGTAGCCGTAATTATCGAAGGCATAGTAAACGTTCCGTCCCGCCCAATCCAGATCTCCGAGCCATGGCAAACGATCCCTTTTAGCGCCATCGGCGATGAATGAAGCGGTACGGGCATAAGACCAACCGCTCAAGTCCCCGCTGAAATCGTCCGCGAACAAAGTCGCGCCGCCGCTATCTTCCACGCGAACATTGCGGATTAACGCCCATTTATCGAGAGGCTGGCAGAAACCGACTTTACCTTCCGAATAGGTTGAATCCACTGTCGTATCGACAAGCTGACCGTCTAAATAAGTCTCGATTCGGGACCCGTCCAATTTAATCTCCAGACGATACGTCACTCCATCCGTAAGGGTAACGGGAAGAGTCACGAACGGTTTTAGCCGCACATATACGCCTTCGATTCTTTTGTACAGATGCAAACGGCTGTCCAGATCAATCTGTCCAACATAACCGTTGTTCTCGTCTTTAGCCCGGACGACCCAGCCGACGGCGGATACCGGACCCGGATTTCTGCGGATGACGAAATCGAAGTGAAAAGAGTAATCCCGCCAATCCTCTCCCTGTACGCTTAAGCCGATATCGTTGCTCTTGGCCAGTCTACGGGGTATGAGCCATCCCTCTACAATCGTCCAAGCATCGACATTAGGATACGAAGCGATCTGCGCCGTATAAGTACTCGCGTACCAAAGACGGTTCAAGTCATCGTCATTGCATAGAAAATGGCCCTTGTACGGCGACATATCGGATACGTTCTCAAGTCGGAAAAATTCGATCTCGACGCTGCTATCCTCCGTATCCAGTTGAATGAGCACCCAGCGCTGCTGCCCTTGAATCATCGGAGCGATATACATCCCCGGATTCTGAATGGTGTATAGCTCGTACCGATAGGGATTGGCAGGCGGAACGGGAAGCTCTACACCCAAATAGGTGGCCGATCCTCTGCTGAAATCTCCATTCTCGCCATGGCTCGGATCGACGATCCACTCGTACCAGTCCGCATAGGCAATTCGCAGTACCGGGCTGCCTGTCTGCGCAGACACTTTGAATATCGGGTACCCTCCCGGGGCGGAAGGACCGAGATCAAGCAGGATAACCGGTTTTTCCCCTCCTTTGGGGTACATAAGCTTCGCGGTTTGTCCATCGGCACTCCGAATGTTGTCCACATCCCGTACCTCGCCCTTGGTTGAATGGA
Encoded proteins:
- a CDS encoding alcohol dehydrogenase catalytic domain-containing protein gives rise to the protein MKGCVLHGLGDLRVEEVETPAPKEGEVLLQIKACGVCGSDIPRVFTKGTYRFPTIPGHEFSGLVVQAGKGVDPGWIGRRAAVFPLLPCRKCASCEIGEFAQCEDYDYMGSRRDGAFAEFICVPIWNLVAAPDTLSYEELAMVEPAAVAVHALRQAGIGIGDQVLISGAGPIGMMLALWTRAWGHPAYCLRISIRQSLILP
- a CDS encoding zinc-binding dehydrogenase, which translates into the protein MLADIDPAKLDFAVGQGFPDVFNPLHGDIRKWVYGLTGRGVDVSVEGAGSAVSWENCLKSTRNLGKVVLMGNPTGGMSLTQDGYWEILRKQLTLSGTWNSSYSDIPRNEWKLAVDYMAAGKLDLKPLISHKLAIEEVYEGMVMMRDRQGFFNKVMYVNSNESVKVEKDK
- a CDS encoding zinc-dependent dehydrogenase, producing MMKAAVLEQLEQMVVKEVERPTVDKDSILMKVEAVGICGSDIRIFRHGNNRVTLPQVLGHESAGRIVELGQNVTKFKIGDRISLGADVPCGECIFCEAGIGNNCQINYAMGYQFAGSFAEYVLLNKTMANYGPIHKIPDHISYEEAALAEPLACVLNALELSNIKLGDSVVVIGAGPIGCMIIEVAKLMGATKVILVQRSRPRLEMAKQFGAHAYICSSEENAIERVLEETGGLGADVVITSNPSPEAQVDAIYMAKNRARVNFFGGLPKGKSMVTLDTNIIHYKELFVHGAHGSLPAHHQKAIDLIGSGVIDMKRYISHRYPLDEISQAISAAEDHVGMRVIVQP
- the rpe gene encoding ribulose-phosphate 3-epimerase, which gives rise to MGGRISPSIMCADFRNLETTIRALERARVDYLHVDIMDGSFVPNFTLGPDFMNSVREMTDIPFDIHLMINRPEDFLPIFTIRPGDIVTVHQEATIHLQRTLQRIRDTGAKVSVALNPATPIYTLDDILDDIDIVLIMTVNPGFAGQKLVPATLGKIQKLKQYLQQSGHSHIEIEVDGNVSCENAQKMRLAGADIFVAGTSSIFKKDQDLYELTEKFREYIT
- the rhaI gene encoding L-rhamnose isomerase yields the protein MLDRAYREFEKRQQDRGISLKGIKEKLKMLKIETPSWGYSDQGTRFRTFKQPGAARSVEERLQDAAKVHEVTGLCPSVAIHIPWDKVDDYSQLSNRAASLGITIGAVNPNLFQDDDYMLGSVCNPDSRVRSKAVAHLIECVDVARAVKSRDISLWFADGTNYPGQADLRRRKGYMEEALAEMYRSMDPNMRMLIEYKFFEPAFYHTDLADWGMAYQLAQKLGPQAEVLVDTGHHAQGTNVEHIVAYLLDERRLGGFHFNARKYADDDLIVGSVNPYELYLIFHQILSAERDQAHPLVQDNARNIAYMIDQSHNIEPKIPAMIRSVLNVQYQYAKALLVNWNLLEEAQERGDVLAAEAVVREAFEQDPTPLLHAVREEMGIAPNPMKAYSESGYAEKLLQSR
- a CDS encoding substrate-binding domain-containing protein → MRKIIKEQLIKGPIALYEQMRQKVMDLIVERRLKPHDPVPSEGELAELFGVSRRTSKQALELLAKEGILYRLPRRGTFLAENAGDRLKDAVESNLSVVPQQAVAIVVPILDEFIGMVVTAFLQAGDSIGWEVLIRVTGGELEREDEILREMSIGGRVKGIVLFPGARKTCGQEVLRLHLDGFPVVIVDRVFREVDITAIYHDHYQGAYEMTKYLFDKGHRTVGFISEPISGIMSREDRYYGFIQAHLDAEIPIMIHSIISDWDIERNDSSKLSQFLEQNPDMTALFCSNDLVANKVMNMAEESGRHIPEHLSVVGFTDMMISRVSKVSLTTVMKSPEELGRKAFDLLIRKMASEDGRMESVKLPTQIIERGSVRQVIL
- a CDS encoding alpha-L-rhamnosidase-related protein — its product is MREPVGLESEINKEYILTPSSKQIFAHAVHSTKGEVRDVDNIRSADGQTAKLMYPKGGEKPVILLDLGPSAPGGYPIFKVSAQTGSPVLRIAYADWYEWIVDPSHGENGDFSRGSATYLGVELPVPPANPYRYELYTIQNPGMYIAPMIQGQQRWVLIQLDTEDSSVEIEFFRLENVSDMSPYKGHFLCNDDDLNRLWYASTYTAQIASYPNVDAWTIVEGWLIPRRLAKSNDIGLSVQGEDWRDYSFHFDFVIRRNPGPVSAVGWVVRAKDENNGYVGQIDLDSRLHLYKRIEGVYVRLKPFVTLPVTLTDGVTYRLEIKLDGSRIETYLDGQLVDTTVDSTYSEGKVGFCQPLDKWALIRNVRVEDSGGATLFADDFSGDLSGWSYARTASFIADGAKRDRLPWLGDLDWAGRNVYYAFDNYGYMKDTIEMFAFHQTPEGYIWAACYPENQEKPGLGEYGYYQSDEFCAWFAPVLADYYLFTGDLEFANEMYPVVSKGLNYLWNYVESDGLFFQRYETSKGIWGHLLERTGKGAYVNFLVYDSFMEAAFLARQLGMDSDAADYSAKAAVIRKGINDYLWDDELRYYVDQKGSKHFSFYDNALALAIGFPDRQQAESIMSRLKETDMGKYQSLAIRGKFHYRHDEDAIGTIRKPGGNVDWIGALHDWRGPHATWECMVYPPPALPPGKNWGDSSHPDTAIAHLLSGYLLGIQPTEPGFRAYEAVPHACDLQWAEGSVPTPHGEIRFSWSRTDSEFSAALASPEGTIATLGIPKPASDSFIVYVNGKPFYRSNREASEADQALEIDEDDRYVYLRNLKPGSYEIACKSVANP